In the Pseudomonas orientalis genome, one interval contains:
- the sctU gene encoding type III secretion system export apparatus subunit SctU, whose translation MSDSGEKKHPASPKKLRDQRKKGQVAQSQDVGKLLVLTALSEIALYTADISMQRLEQLMALPLSRMNQPFVRALEEVLMDALIVFFSFALLMAGVAILVKLISGWMQFGFLFAPESLKLDFNRLNPLSQLKQMFSAQKVMGLLMSVAKALLLGWILYVVIVPSLDALINLAGSDLPTYIQALIQLFRHLLHVCLGLLLVMALIDMAMQKHFFAKRMRMTHEEVIKEYKNMEGDPHVKGQRRSLAYQLAQEEPKVKLPKLEESDMLVVNPTHFAVALYYRSGKTPLPLLVDKGTDAQARALIDRAKAANVPVIQCVWLARTLYERKLGAGIPRETLQAVALIYRTLRVLDDEAKRETLTLPEIERR comes from the coding sequence ATGAGTGACTCTGGAGAGAAAAAGCACCCGGCCAGCCCCAAAAAACTGCGTGACCAGCGTAAAAAAGGCCAGGTTGCGCAAAGTCAGGATGTGGGGAAGTTGCTGGTGTTGACGGCCTTGAGCGAGATTGCCTTGTATACCGCAGACATTAGTATGCAGCGCTTGGAGCAGTTGATGGCGTTGCCCTTGTCGCGCATGAATCAGCCTTTCGTGCGCGCCTTGGAAGAGGTGCTGATGGATGCGCTGATCGTGTTCTTCTCATTTGCCCTGCTGATGGCCGGCGTGGCGATTCTGGTGAAGTTGATCAGTGGCTGGATGCAGTTCGGTTTTCTGTTCGCTCCGGAGAGCCTGAAGCTGGATTTCAATCGTCTGAATCCCCTCAGTCAGCTCAAACAAATGTTTTCTGCGCAAAAGGTCATGGGCCTGTTGATGAGCGTGGCGAAGGCTCTGCTCCTGGGATGGATTCTGTACGTGGTGATCGTCCCTTCACTGGACGCACTGATTAACCTGGCCGGCAGTGACCTGCCCACCTACATCCAGGCACTTATCCAGCTGTTTCGTCACTTATTGCATGTTTGCCTGGGGCTGTTGTTGGTGATGGCCTTGATTGACATGGCGATGCAGAAACACTTTTTTGCCAAGCGCATGCGTATGACACATGAGGAGGTGATCAAGGAGTACAAGAACATGGAGGGCGACCCCCATGTGAAGGGACAGCGGCGTTCGCTGGCTTATCAGCTTGCCCAGGAAGAACCCAAGGTCAAACTGCCCAAACTGGAAGAGTCAGACATGCTCGTGGTGAACCCTACGCATTTTGCTGTGGCCTTGTACTACCGCTCCGGTAAAACGCCACTGCCACTTTTGGTAGACAAAGGCACTGATGCCCAGGCTCGTGCATTGATCGATCGGGCGAAGGCTGCCAATGTGCCGGTCATCCAGTGTGTCTGGTTGGCTCGCACGTTATATGAGAGGAAACTGGGCGCCGGGATTCCGCGCGAGACATTGCAGGCCGTGGCGCTGATCTATCGGACCTTGCGCGTACTGGATGATGAAGCCAAGCGTGAAACCCTGACGTTACCGGAAATTGAACGACGTTGA
- the hrpT gene encoding HrpT family type III secretion system protein, giving the protein MNHSLLAATLIGATLLVVGCTPTCKGDSCSRPQSSKDTLVVWWPPHMRAEPGPSGERSDYQTVSLER; this is encoded by the coding sequence ATGAACCACTCACTGTTAGCCGCTACGCTCATTGGTGCAACACTGCTGGTTGTGGGCTGCACCCCCACTTGTAAAGGCGACTCGTGCTCACGCCCACAATCGAGCAAGGATACGCTGGTCGTGTGGTGGCCACCGCACATGCGTGCAGAGCCGGGCCCGTCGGGAGAGCGTTCGGATTATCAGACGGTGTCGCTGGAACGATGA
- the sctC gene encoding type III secretion system outer membrane ring subunit SctC, with amino-acid sequence MNNKADKHGRLRDSSSLLSPKRARWRGLLLLSWLVLPMQSALAAIPSEWKNTAYAYEAEHKPLREVLEDFAQTFGTQLQIEGLLDGTVNGKIRANTPQSLLDRLGIEHRFQWYMYNNTLFISALDQQESARLEVSSETIADLKQALTDIGLLDSRFGWGELPEDGVVLISGPRHYIELIKKFSSQRKSADEKQSVLTFALKFANAADRQVDYRGEKLNIPGVATMLKGLLEPRTPAAASTRINTPSPQLQQAVTGPRLNNPLLSQALGISQSPDALSSGATLTSRAPVNNSRVRVEADVRNNAVLIYDLPERQAMYRELITQLDVARKLLEIDAIILDIERDQLREFGIRWGFQNSRFRGRVDNVGPGMSSQLSISNRNGFFADISALETKGLATMVSNPSILTLENQPAVIDFNRTQYLVAGRENATILPVTVGTSVQVVPRVITSRGSHQVHLQVDIEDGNFNEPNLVSKTPDVSRGKVSTQAVMEEQRSLVIGGFHVTENSDRQNKVPLLGDIPLLGKALFSSSERRNSRRERLFILTPRVIGDQADPSRYLPVADQAELQAALKPLARRTSPYQPVIKRSDITSTLAYLVSGEVPKTFKSAPIPLGLETLCNTRDLLALNTERSQWYAGPDFNVAVVVLRNQFKRNVRIDEKECSTSQTLAVSVWPRAWLKPGEEAEVFIAMRPVVKDEHIGVSRPSLLTQPRKDTP; translated from the coding sequence ATGAATAATAAAGCCGACAAGCACGGCCGCTTGCGTGACAGCTCATCCTTACTATCCCCCAAACGCGCGCGTTGGCGCGGCCTGTTACTTCTGTCGTGGTTAGTGTTGCCCATGCAAAGCGCGCTGGCCGCAATACCCAGTGAATGGAAAAACACTGCATATGCCTATGAAGCCGAGCATAAACCTCTACGGGAGGTACTCGAAGACTTCGCTCAAACCTTCGGCACGCAACTGCAGATCGAGGGCCTGCTGGACGGCACCGTAAATGGGAAAATTCGCGCCAACACGCCGCAATCGCTATTGGACAGACTCGGCATCGAACATCGCTTCCAGTGGTATATGTACAACAACACCCTCTTTATCAGCGCACTGGACCAACAGGAGTCGGCACGCCTGGAGGTGTCTTCGGAAACCATCGCGGACTTGAAGCAAGCGTTAACCGATATAGGACTGCTCGATAGCCGTTTTGGGTGGGGGGAGCTCCCCGAGGATGGCGTGGTACTGATCTCTGGTCCCAGGCACTATATTGAATTGATCAAGAAGTTCAGCAGCCAGCGCAAGTCTGCGGATGAGAAACAAAGCGTGCTGACCTTTGCATTGAAATTCGCCAATGCCGCGGATCGCCAGGTCGATTATCGAGGTGAAAAGCTCAACATTCCTGGCGTCGCCACCATGTTAAAGGGGTTGTTGGAGCCACGCACACCTGCTGCTGCGTCGACGCGTATCAACACGCCGTCGCCGCAGTTGCAGCAGGCGGTGACAGGGCCCCGATTGAACAATCCCTTACTGAGCCAGGCATTGGGCATATCCCAATCACCGGACGCCTTGAGCAGTGGTGCCACCCTGACATCTCGCGCTCCGGTCAACAACAGCAGGGTTCGGGTTGAAGCGGATGTGCGCAATAACGCGGTTCTTATCTACGATTTGCCCGAACGCCAGGCAATGTACCGCGAGCTGATCACTCAGCTCGACGTAGCGCGCAAGCTACTGGAAATCGACGCAATCATTCTGGATATCGAGCGAGATCAACTGCGCGAGTTCGGGATCAGGTGGGGCTTTCAGAACAGCCGTTTTCGAGGCCGCGTCGATAATGTGGGGCCCGGCATGTCGTCGCAGCTTTCGATCAGTAACCGTAACGGCTTCTTTGCGGACATAAGCGCCCTGGAAACCAAAGGACTGGCGACCATGGTGTCGAATCCGTCAATCCTGACCCTGGAAAACCAACCCGCGGTGATCGATTTCAACCGTACGCAATACCTGGTGGCCGGTAGGGAGAATGCGACCATCTTACCCGTCACTGTCGGCACCAGCGTTCAAGTCGTCCCAAGGGTCATTACCTCCAGAGGCAGCCACCAGGTTCATCTGCAGGTAGACATCGAAGACGGCAACTTCAATGAACCCAACCTCGTGAGCAAAACCCCGGACGTCAGTCGAGGCAAGGTCAGTACCCAAGCCGTAATGGAGGAACAACGCTCCCTGGTGATCGGCGGATTCCATGTTACCGAAAACTCGGACAGGCAAAACAAAGTCCCACTGCTGGGCGATATACCGCTGCTGGGCAAAGCGTTGTTCTCCTCCAGTGAACGCCGGAACAGCCGTCGCGAGCGCCTGTTCATCCTGACACCGCGGGTCATTGGTGATCAGGCTGATCCTTCGCGATATTTGCCGGTGGCCGATCAAGCCGAGTTGCAGGCCGCACTCAAACCGCTGGCAAGGCGCACTTCGCCCTATCAACCGGTCATCAAGCGCAGCGACATCACCAGCACATTGGCCTATCTCGTCAGCGGCGAGGTGCCCAAGACCTTCAAGTCGGCGCCCATACCGTTAGGCCTGGAAACACTGTGCAACACTCGCGACCTATTAGCGCTGAACACTGAACGCAGTCAGTGGTATGCCGGCCCGGATTTCAACGTGGCGGTCGTCGTACTGCGCAACCAGTTCAAACGCAATGTGCGGATCGACGAAAAGGAATGCAGCACTTCACAAACCCTGGCGGTCAGCGTCTGGCCGCGCGCCTGGCTCAAACCGGGAGAAGAAGCCGAGGTATTCATTGCCATGCGCCCGGTGGTGAAAGACGAACACATAGGTGTATCCCGCCCTTCACTGCTCACCCAACCCCGGAAAGATACGCCATGA
- a CDS encoding type III secretion protein: MAFLDGNDSWARWFSGTEPEINLVEAESIIVLRRDSSMYVLSVQLTRHAPLNIELETWMRLGAASLNHFAGALAQAPADGTLWLIHCLEQGQDQKKLLQCLEALLNQRDTWLAVIPRLSRLRREAPSLSRYSLSRYLENNHE; the protein is encoded by the coding sequence ATGGCATTCCTTGACGGCAATGACTCATGGGCGCGCTGGTTCAGTGGCACAGAACCGGAAATCAATCTAGTTGAAGCAGAGAGCATTATCGTTCTTCGCCGCGATTCAAGCATGTACGTGCTCAGTGTCCAACTGACGCGCCACGCGCCGCTGAATATCGAGCTTGAGACTTGGATGCGCCTGGGTGCCGCCAGCCTGAACCACTTCGCCGGAGCGCTCGCTCAAGCACCTGCCGATGGCACGCTCTGGTTAATTCATTGCCTGGAACAAGGGCAAGATCAAAAAAAATTGTTGCAATGCCTGGAGGCACTTCTCAACCAGCGTGACACGTGGCTTGCAGTTATTCCACGCCTCTCAAGACTGCGCCGTGAAGCGCCTTCCCTATCTCGATATTCGCTATCGCGTTACCTAGAGAACAATCATGAATAA